From the genome of Bos indicus x Bos taurus breed Angus x Brahman F1 hybrid chromosome 19, Bos_hybrid_MaternalHap_v2.0, whole genome shotgun sequence:
TCACTGCTATATCCCCAGGGCCATGGACAGGACCTGGCACATAGATAgcagagttgtttgtttttcccaaatCCACCTGTAGATTTAAGCATCTCTGATCAAAATTATAACAGGATTTTATGGGGGACTTGAACAGCAAATCTAAAATTTTTAGGGTGACTTCCCCGGCAGTCTGTGGTTAAGATTcctcccttccactgcaggggtgtgagtttgatccctggctggggaatacAGCGTGCCTTTGGaatgcccccccccaaaaaaaattttttttatatggaTGTGCAAAGGTCTGAGAACAGTCAAGACACTCCTGAAGAACCAAGATATCAAgcctttattacattttaaagttataataaGACAGTGTGATCAGCTCAGGATCAGTAAAACAGACTAGAAGCACAAAGAAAAAGCCATGCATATAAAAAAGCCTAATATACATTCAGTAAAGAAGGGActgttggaaaaaatgaaaataaatccctGTTCAGTACCACACCAAAAACTAAATTATGGCCCAGATTTAGGCCTTAACCGTGAAAGgcaaaactttatattttttacaaGGACATCTAGgcaaatatcttcatgaccaaggAAAAGAGCTTTGGTAGATCTTTCATAAATTCAACTACATTAAAACTGGGCACTTGAATTACTTCTAGTGAAACTGAgaaactcagttttatttatttatttttaactaaagaacatttatttgtttttccccaAGACTTTGTCTTGAGGACGTAACTAAACTGCgccaccactccccaccccaattTGAAGGAGGATTAGTACAGTGGATGTTATAAATTTATAAAGCAAGTATGAACAGTTTGAGGGACTGGAACCAACGTTAACTGACAAAAACCAACTTCCATCTAAATCATagtaaaaatgtttaagtaataaaaaggggggggagggggcaaagGCGGTTGCAGATTGAACAAGATCATCACATTTTATCTAATACATTCAATTCTGGCTAGGGTATACCAAAATGGAAACAggataaatataatacaaaagtTCCACTCCAGCACACTGCACACAGCTGTGTTCCAAGCCACCCCTATCCCCCTAATGCTTCCAGACTCAACTGTTTCCCAGCCTGTTGGGCCTGGTGATGAAGGAGCGCGTAGATCTTCTCTTTAATCCAATGTTTGTTATAAGGCTGGTATGTCTGGGTATCAGCTCTGTAAACAATGCAGCTGAGGTCTGCCAGGTCATCAATAAAATCAGACAACTGACTGATATCGTATGTTATAGAGGGGCTGTTGgaattcattttcttcagatgttCTTCATACATTTTACAAACACCTACCATATACTCATTCACAGATTCATAGCGTAAGTTCTGCCTTCTGGGCTCTTGGTAGGCTTGTGCTAGTAGGATGGTGTGAGACATTGCGCCAAAGTCTCCTGCTGCAGCCCAGAAACTCggttttaaattgtatttaattttaattgttgtCACAAATGACTAGTGGCTGCCAAATTGATAGCACAGATCTAGAgtatatggagaaggaagtggcaacccactccagtgttcttgcctggagaatcccagggacggaggagccttgtgggctgctatctctggggtcgcacagagttggacacgactgaagcgactgagcagcagcagagtatatgAAGAAtatagaagaggaaataggaTGGGATAAACATAAAAagctggggtttcccaggtggcactagtggtaaagaacctgcctgccagtgcatgtagatgtaagagacacagcttcgatccctgggtcagaaagatcccctggaagggagcatggcaacccactccagtattcttgcctggaggatcctgtggacagaggagtttggcgggctacagttggggttgtgaagagttggacaggactgaagtgactgagcatgtatgcaaaCATAAAAAGTTGCTCAAGATGAtcaagaataaacaaattaaaaccatggtgagataccacttcataacCTCCAGATGTGCAGGAATTAAAAAGTCAGACAATATCCACAGTGGTGAGAGTTTAAATTGGTACAACtcctttggaaaacaaaattgagCAAGAATATTTCCTGGATCCAGCAATATCACTTTAGTTATTATAGAAGAAAAATTATCCTCAGTCTGGCCTGTGAATTTACATAATTCACAAACAGGTAGCATTCCTAATAACATATTTGAGCAATTTTATGATAGATTATAACCAAAATACCAAAATAAGATCTCTTCTGAGATAGTAGATACCCGTACTTTAATTCGagtcttaagattttttttttctggctgcacctcatggcacatgggatctcagttccctggtcaggggttgaacctgtgccccctgcattggaatctggaagtcttaaccactgcaccaccagagaagtccccaagaGTCTAaagatctttttatttatttatttattgagtctAAAGATCTTTAGTTAGATGTTTCTATTATACACAGTCTAACAGAGATTACTGTGGTGATGATTTGTAAGAAGTTGGTCTTCATCCTCATTGCTATcatagagctcctaaaaccctggGAATTTTCTAAGTGGTCAGAGTGATAAAAATTTCTTGTTATTCATAACGAACACCTTTCAACCTTCCAAGAGTTTGTGTTAACGAGGCGACTTTTGGAAAGGCCTTGAATTTGGGGGCTGTTTGTCAGAAGGTTGGAAGCTTaagccctcctcccccacctttaGGGAGGAGAGAAGAGCTTGAGGTTGAATCAGTCGTCAGTGGCCACTGATTTCATCAATCACGCCTACGTAGTGAAGCCTGCATAATGACTTACGGCAAAAAACCGTCACAATGCtgtagttatcctccaattaaaattaaaaacaaatctctaAAGTACGGGGTTTGGAGAGCCTGTGACGGTGAACAGTGGAGCTGGGACTAGTGGCAGTGAGAGTGGTCCCAGAGAGGAATGGAGGGTCTGTATCCCTTCCCACATTCGTGGCCCTGTGCGTCTGCTCCCGAGATACGTCCTCTGTGATAGACTGGGGATCTGGTGGGTAAACAGTTTTCCTGGTGTCTGTGAGCCGGTTGAACAAATCAGTCAAACTCCATGAGGAAGGAGGCCGTGGGCCTGGGTCAGAAGCACGGGTGACAGCCTGGACTTGGAATTGGTGTCTGGGAAAGGGGAGGTGAGGGGACAGTCTGGTGGGACTGAGCCTTTAACCTTTGGGATCTGATGGTGACTCCAGGCAGGTGGCATCAGATTTAGTTAAATTCTAGGACACCTAGCTGGTGTTGGAGGATTCCTTGGTAAAGGACCACCCCCTCCCCGACCCCCACCTTGTCTGTTAGAACCCTTTGTTTTTATAGCAAGACTGTAATAAAACCTTGGCATGTACTCAAATAATTAAGTTatctgaaaagatttttaaacactATATCCTAGAGAATCGCTTGCACACCTGCCCCAGGGGATATGAACAAGATTGATCATAGTAGCATAGTAGCAACATCTAAACCTGTATCTTTGTCACCAGTGACATGGATATTGTGGGATGTTCATTCTGTGAATACTGTGCACCAGTGAACATGGATCAGCTCCCACTACACATGTACACAGGGATGATTCACAAAAGAACAGTCTCAGAAGAACGCATACAGTGCTATTTTACttacataaaattcaaaaccaAGCAGGACTAAACACCATCTAAATACATGTaccttgtttgttgttgtttagtcactaagtcgcatctgactcttcagcaaccacatggactgtagcccgccaggctcctctagccataggatttcccagacaaggatactggagtgggttgccatttcctcctccaggggctcttcccaacccagggatcgaacctgcatctcctgcactacaggcgaattatttacctctgagccacctgggaagcccatttagatGTACATACACAggtgatagggcttccctcatagctcagtcagtaaagaatctgcctgcaatacaggaaacccaggtttgatccctgggtcaggaaggtcccctggagaaggaaatggcaaccccctccagtattcttgcctgctgaataccatggacagaggagcctggcaggctacagtccttggggtcgcaagagtcagacatgactgaaccaccaccacacGTGATTAGATAAGCAGCAGAGTCAGGGTGGTGGTTACTTCTTAGAGAGCAGGGAGGAGGATGTTGGGAATAttataaaaatggacaaaagctCCATTCGTTAATCTAGTTGGACATTCTTTTTATTAATGTAATTTGACCTGTACATATATATTCCGTAGTTACTGTAACAATGAGGAGCTGCAGCTCGCAGGCACTGGGACCACTGCCATGAGGAAGCTCTGCCCCCTGGCACTCTGGGGTGGGACTGCCAGCAAGTGTGGGTGCAGGTGCCAGCGTGGAGCTCCTGTCCTCGGAGCAGGTCCTCTGGTGCCAGGCCCTGGGACTGCTGCAGCTCAGCCTGTTTACCTGGAAACAGCTGGGCTGTATTTGTGGAGGGTATTTATGAGCAGCAAGGTATGCCCACCACACCCCTGGGCAGTGGAGGGCTGCCTGCCCCCTACCCAACACGGGATGTTCTCGGGACTGCGGGGCCCTGAGAGGTGTCTGGGCGGGGGGCTTTGGTACCGTGTGAAACCCAATCAGTTAAGAAAGGAGCagcttcttccttggaaaaaagaccatgcaaaacaaaaaagcttaaggagctaaaaaaaaaaatcactcttgcTGCTGTGAGGGAGTAGGAGGGGAGGTAGGAGACTTGAACGCAGGGAGCTCATTTGGGAGGGGCATTAGCTGGGGTTCCTGTGAGCGCAGTGGGTGTGGGAGGAAGTTTCAGGCAACCAAGGTCATTGCCCTTCCCTCTGGCATGAGCCCTCCCGCCTGCTAGCTGTGTGAGCACGAGTTATCTACACCCTCAATTTCCACATCAGGAGAATGTGGACACTCACTGTGCCTGCCTGAGTACCCTCAGACACAGTATGTGAAACACCTGTTGGTGCTGTGCCTGGTGCTCAGGACCACCGACCATGTAGAATTGCCCAGAGAGAGGGTAACTCAGGAGCAGTCAGTCAGCTTGCCAGGTCCTATACCTGCCAGCTTGAGTCTGCCCAGAACGGAGACTTCATGTTCTGATCGGCACAGAAGTTAATCCTCAGAAACAGAATCCTCGCAAATCCTCAGAAAACAGAAGTTACCGTTGGCATGTCCGTAGGAGGGAGGAGAAATTGATATAAATAGCAGCAGGGACAGCAACAAGCCTGTCACAGGACCAGAGAGATTTGGGTACTCCTCCTGTGGTTGAGAGGGACAGTGAGGCTGGCCCACCCTAACGTCTGCTAGGTGCTTTCTGCACCTGCAGGTAGTCGGAAAGTTTGCAGGTAGCCTCAAGCCTGCCCGTGGGTACAAAATGATGCCTCTAAGAGTGGGCACTAACCCCCCTGAGGCTGTGCCTGCCTGGTCTGTGTGTCACAGGGACTCCTGCCCTCTGGTGGCAGGTGTGGGTTCTGCACACTCCAAGGAGCTGAATCAGCCtaggctgtacagtccatggggcttcccaggtggcgctagtggtaacaaacccgcctgccaacgcaagaaACAGACGCCaggccagttcaatccctgggttggggagatcccctggagaagggcatggcaacctactccagtattcttgcctagagaatcccatgggcagaggggtctggtgggctacagcccatactgttgcccagagtcggacatgactgaagtgacttagcaagcaagcaagcaatacagtccatggggtgacaagagttggccatgacttatcaactaaacaacaaaaacaaccttCAGTCTCAAGCACAAACTGTATCAGAAAAGCATGCTTGCCTTTGGAGGGCAATATCATTTACTCTCTTATGCATCTATATTTCTAGCAATTCTGGCCAAAATCATGGGAACTTATGCTTTAGAAAAAAGCAAATCGAATACACTCTTCTATTTTCAGATTCCCTTTTCCTAAAATCCTGTGCAGATTTGCCAAgggttttcatgtttttcttttaaagttgagTGTTCCCTGTTGTCTTTATGCCAGCACATTATACTCTGGGTCTATCCACATCCTGAGTCACCAGAGACCTCGTTATGTTGATTTTAGGGGCTGGACTAGAACCAAAAGATGCCcacttaaatttcatttatttattatttatttggctgcgccaggtcttaacTGCATATGGTACTTGGGATCTTCCatcttagttgtgacacgtggaatctagttccctgaccagagatcgaactcaggtccACTGCATTAGGAGCTTGGCATCTTAGCCACttggtcaccagggaagtcatgtgtgtatataatggCTAAAAGTAGCCATTATCttccagttctggaggtcagaggtcCAATGCAGATCTTACTggataaaatcaaggtgtcagtcaggctgtgttcctttttattttggccGCACCacgtggcatttgggatcttagtttcctgaccagggatctaacctgtgccccttgcattgggagtacagagtcttaaccactggaccaccaggaaagttcctacatttctttaaagaaatttttaaaattgaagtatatagttgatttacaatgttgtgttagtttttgttgtacaatgaaatgattcagttatgtatatatccttttttgtattcttttccattatggtttatcacaagatcctggatacagttccctgtgctacacagtaggaccttgtttatgcATCCTATATCAATAGTTTACCTCtgccagtcccaaactcccagtcctctcctccccgctccccttctccttggcaaccacaagtctgttctctatgtgggtctgtttccgttttgtagatatattttagattttacatataagtgatatcatatggtatttgtctttctctttctgacttacttcacatagtatgataatctctagttgcatatattttaaatatatatgtctgGCCTAGAACTCACATCCAGACATAAAGAAGTCTTATATATCAAACAAGCCAACGTAGTGCCTATCAACAGGCACTTTAGAGAGATGTCCAAgtggtcaataagcacatgaaaacgTTTTTCAACATCACTGCTTGTCAAAGACATGCATACACAAAAAAAACAACCCGACCAGAAAGGCTAAATTTgaaaagactgacaataccaaatgttgTGGGGGTATAGCATACCCGTGACTCTCATACACGGGTGGAGTATAAAATGGTGTGGTCTTTGGAAAGCTCTTTAGTAGTTCTTGGAAGAGCATACTGCTaatctatgacccagcaatttcactcctaagtATATACCGAAATGAGTTCACAGACAGACTTTTCACAAAtgtaaataacagctttattcataatagcccccaAGCTGGAAACAACCTGAGGAGAATCCACCAACAGGAGAATAAATTGTGATGTATTCATGTCAAATATTACACAACAGCAAATAAAATCATGATACACAAAACAACATGGAtgattttcaaaaacattatAGTGAGTGAAAGATGTCAGACATGCTGTTTTTAAAGGTTCCAGAATAGGTAAAACTAACCTCTGGTGATAGAAGGCAAAATACTGGTCCCCTCTGTTCTTTCACCTGAGGGAAACTCTCTAAACTGCTGGAAGTGTTCTATATTTGAGTTGGTGGTGGTTACGTAAGCTATATACTTAAGATATGTGGATTTtgccagcaaaggaaaccataaacaaagtgaaaagacaacctgcgGTAAAGGAGAAGATACTTGCAAATAGCACAACCAGcaagggtttaatttccaaaataaacagctcatacaactcaagaaCAAAGAACCAAAACACCCAATCAAAATATAGGCAGGAAACCTCAatggaagacatacagatggcaaacaggcacatgaaaagttgctcagtatcactaattattagagaaacaccagtcagaatggctgtcattaaaaagtctacaaaaaatgctggggagggtggagaaaatggaaccctcccaCACATTCAAATGAtactgtaaattggtacagccactgtggagaacagcactaaaaaaaatgaaaagtagaactgccatatgatccagcaatcccactctgggcatttatctggacaaaactataattcagaaagatacattcaTCTCTGTAtcaaagcagcactatttacaatagccaagacatggaagcagcctactTGTccatgacagatgaatggataaagaagatggggtacatatatacaatggaatattactcagccataaaaaaggaatgaactaatgccatttgcagcaacatggatggccctagagattatcatactaagtgaattgagtcaggaagagaaagagaaataccatatgatactactgatatgtggaatctgaaatatgacacaaatgaatttgtttactaagcagaaacagactcacagacatagagaacagacttgtggtcgcCAAGGGGGAGCGGAGTGGCAAGtgttggattgggagtttggtgttagcagatgtaaattattatatatagaatggataaacaaggtcctatcaAATAGGGAATATCAATATCTTATAaatcataacagaaaagaatacaaaaaagaatatatatatgtataaatgaatcactttgctgtacaccagaaaccttgtaaatcaactgtactttcaaaaaaaaaattgaacccctccaaaaaagtcacaaaaattgcACTTTAGCAAAGTGTCaattattttatcttcctttttttcaatatctactgtataaaaattttaaagcaaaaaattttaaagcaaacttgTTAAAAAGTTAAATCAGATTTATTTGGAATTTACCCCGAATGAAGGAGTCATAAACTGGCTCAAAGGTGGCAGCCTAGGAAAGAGTTAATACAGATGGAGTGTCTTTAGCTAGccttgttaaaaaagaaaaaatcatttagTAAAATGTCAGTTATCTGCTGAGGGAAATCGACACACTGTTTAGCTCAGTGAATTTTCTATTTACCAGCAAGgtataaatgtaatataaaaaaaaatagaagagtttGGAACTAGATCGAGGTGATGGCTGTACAGAACCATGAATGCAGTGTCAGTGAACTGTACACGTTAAAATGTTATATCACtttcatcttaatttttaaaagtgttcaataaaaaagaagacaaaagatatatgcattttgCTGTGTGTAAACTATACACCTCCAATGAACCCCTAATACATACAGCTAAAGCTGTACTTGGAGGGAAATTTATAATCATTAATATTCCTTGTGGACAgcgactgcagccttgaaattaaaagacacacttgctccttggaaggaaagctatgataaacatagacagtgtattaaaaagcagagacattaaccttgcctgcaaaggtccatataatcaaagccatggtttttccagtagtcatgtacagagaagactgagcaccgaaagattgatgctttccaattgtggtgctggaggagtcttgagaatcccttgaactgcaaagagatcaaaccagtcacctctaaaggaaatcaaccctgaatattcattggaacaactgatgctgaagctccaatactttggccacctgcttcaAAGAGCCCACTCAACGGAAAatacgctgatgctgggaaagattaaaggcaaaaagggaagaggtggcagagaatgagatggttggatggcatcactgactcaatggacataaatttgagcaaactccaggagatagtggaggacagaagagtctggtgtgctacagtccatgggatcgaagaGTCAAACAAcctagcggctgaacaacaaaaaatactaaaagaacCTCTGTATTTAATTCAATAAACTAACGATAAGATAAAAACAATTAACAAAGGAAGGTGAAAATTAAGGAAGTAGGGCACAAAAAATTAGTTAAAagttattatataaaaatgttatttctttcaaGATCTGAATAAAATAGGGCAACAAAATAGGTTTGGAAAATATTTGAGTTCCATCAGTGGTTCTTGTGAGTTTGTCTTTAAATTGGTGCTGTGATCAATAGAACCATAATAATGGAATTTGGTGTGGAGTTCATTCActtactaaatttaaaaaatctgttgacTATCAAGCTCCTGAAGACGCTGTTTTATAATCTGTCAGGAAAGCCCAAGTGTGAGAACTTTGATTTCAGCTGCTGCTTGTCCCGGAGAGGCAGGTCATTTATCCACATTACCTAGCTCATTCGGGCGCACGATGGCTCCTGCCAGGCAGGTGCTGTCCTCATCCGAGATGAAGTTGTCCCGGGGTGCCTGCTCGCGTGTGACTGGGAATTCAGGGTGACCCAGGCCtcaggaaggcaggaggaagcacTCAGGGGTTTCAGGAGGCCAGGAGGCTTCGCGGCAGGTGCAAACGGGCCTCGAGTGTCGGGAGCCGAGGCCCGAGGCGCGGTCCCGCAGGGCTTGCCGGCTGGAGCGGCGCAGGTGCGGGCCCCGCGGCGAGCAGGGGTGGGTGCGCTCGCGGTGGCCAGgtgcgggcggggcgggggccgaGGCCGGACagcggccggggcggggcggggcgggcgcggcGCCCCGTATGCCAGAGGGGCGGCGGGCGCGCGCGGACGGTGGTAGCGCGCGGGGCGCTGCGGGCGCGCGGGTGAGCGGGGACGCGCGGCGGAGAGGCCTGCGCGCCAGGCTGCGGGAGCCATGCGGCGGGCGAGAAGCGGCGGGGCGACCAAGCCACGCGGGCAGAAGCGGCCGGGGACCTCCAGGGCCCCTGCCTCGGCCCCTAGTGCCGATCGCGCACGGCGGCCCGCGGTTCAGGCCGGGGGCGGGAGCCGGGCGGCGGCGAGGCAGCCGGCGGCCAAGCGACGGTCGCCGCCGGTGCAGGAGGCGGGCCCCGGGGAGCCGCCGCCGGTGCCGCCGTTGCCCCCGCCTCCGCCCTCGGCGCTTACCGCGTCGGAGCTGGACCTGGGCGAGCAGCGGGAGCGCTGGGAGACCTTCCAAAAGCGGCAGAGGCTCAGCTTCGAGGGCGCCGCCAAGCTGCTGCTGGACACTTAGTGAGTGCGGCGCGGCCGGGCCGGCGCCCCTAACGTCGCCACGGTGCTCGAGCCGCGCACCGGCCGGACAAAGGCCTCCGCCCGGCCCGCGCTGCGCGCCGAGGCGGCAGCCTTCCCGGGATGAGGGTCGGCGCGGCTCCCGGTCCCGGGGCCTCTTtcgtgtttgtgcatgtgtgtttggaGAGCGGCTGTGAGGGCAGGGACGGGGCGAGAGGCGCTGGGACAGTTCGGAGCCTCCGGGGAGACCGGCGGCTCGGTTACAGCGCGCGCACTGCGCGGAGCCAGGCGGCTGGAAGACCGAGCGGGCCGCTGGGTTCGGAACCTCCGCGAGCGCTCCAAGGCCCGGGGCTCTGCTTCCCCCCGCTTTGCGACCGCGGGCCAAGGACCCCCGGCTTCCCAGCTGCCCCAGAAGGACTTTGGACGGGCCGTGGGGTTCGCAGCGAGCTGTTAGCTCCGGGGGGCGCCTCGTCGTCTAGATGAGGCCCGTGCCCTGTAGCGCCCTTAATATTTCATTGTCAGTCGTGTTTCACTAGAAcctctccccccaaaaaacaaaacaacccaacaaTTGCATAACAACTCGAGGatctctttttcttaaaagtgtttttttgtcttttgtccgTAAGAAATTCTCTTCGTTAGGCGAGTGCTTCTCAGAGATGAAATATTGGGTTTTCCGTGCGCTTCACTTTTTGGTTTATCATCTTGGACTGTAGgctgaacatttaaaaatctacatcATCCAACAATTTTGAGCCCTTAAAGTGTGCCAGCTACTGCCCAGTGTCGTAAAACGCAGATTTGGAgtaaatttagattttaaaacaaactgataaatggcaaaaaaaaaaaaaaaaagatttcaaagtgTTGAAGTGAAAGggtgagttgttgttgttgttgtttttaacctaTCAGATTGGCGCAAGTTACATtcattcaagaaagaaaaactagaatATGTAACTTCACTGTTACTGTTAAAACATTATTGTATGAATCTGGAGGATCATAGAGCAAACAGTTAACTGTGGGTCCCTTGGGTGTTAGGAGGCTCTCATCTTTAGCACTGTCCAATGTTGTAAGGTTTGTTTTTTACCATAAGCATTATTTGTGTATGCAGGGGAAAAAATACATCAAATTAATGGAGTCAGCTTGTATAGAAACATGAAAAAGCATACAGTCTTGGTAaccaaataaatgcaaattaaagctgcAGCAAGCTCCTTTTCCTGTAATTATTGCTTGAGAAGATTCAGTGAAATGTTTTCTCATTCATTACTGATAAGAGTGTTTAGCCCTTCTGGAAAGTACTTGGATGATATTTATCAAATCTTAATAATGTCCAATGAAGGACCTGACTTACAAGTTTTAAAGGGATTAAAGTTGAACATAATGTATACAAATAGCTCTGTAAAAATTCACATGTATGCAAAATACCAGAGGGAAATGCAGCAGAATTACAGGAGCCTTTTGTTAACTTTCTCAAAGACTCTTCTGAACCACAGGACTCGGTCTGAtcctcttgtctttctttttctcagcagCCTGTACACCCTTTTTCACAGTCATGTAAATATTC
Proteins encoded in this window:
- the CENPV gene encoding centromere protein V isoform X2; its protein translation is MRRARSGGATKPRGQKRPGTSRAPASAPSADRARRPAVQAGGGSRAAARQPAAKRRSPPVQEAGPGEPPPVPPLPPPPPSALTASELDLGEQRERWETFQKRQRLSFEGAAKLLLDTYEYQGLVKHTGGCHCGAVRFEVWASADLHIFDCNCSICKKKQNKHFIVPASRFKLLKGADSITTYTFNTHKAQHTFCKRCGVQSFYSPRSNPGGFARC